In the genome of Paenarthrobacter ilicis, the window CCGGCCTTGACGGCCTCGTAGGCAACCGAGGCGGGGTCGGCGCCGTCGATGTCCGACTTGACGGTGGGGACACCTACACGCTGGCCCCAGGTGGCCAACTGTTCCGCTGCCGCAGCGCGGAAGGTGTCGGCTGCGCCCAGGAGCACATCCTTGTCTTCGGCCACCAAAACACGTGCCAGCTTGCCCACCGTGGTGGTTTTGCCGACGCCGTTCACGCCGACCACCAGGACGACGGCGGGACGGTCACCCTTGCGGGAAACGTTCAGGGACCGGTCCATGCCGGGATCCACGAGCTTGATCAGTTCTTCGCGCAGCATTGCCTTGACGTCTTCCGGGCTTCGCGTGCCCAGCACCTTGACCCGCTCGCGCAAGGCATCCACCAGCTGCATGGTGGGTTCCGTGCCAAGATCGGCCAGCAGAAGGGTCTCTTCCACCTCGTCCCAGACGTTCTCGTCAATATTGTCCCCGGACAACAACGCGAGCAGTCCCTTGCCCAGGATGTTGTTGGACTTGACCAAGCGCGCGCGCAGGCGGTTGAGTCGGCCTTCCACGGGGGCGGGAGTGTCAATACCGATGGTCTCAAGCCCGGCGGCGTCGTCTGGAACATCGGTACCTGCAACAGTGCCGTCGAGGGTGGGACGCGGAGCAGCTACTGCATCAGGACGGTCCTCCACCAGGGTTCCACTGCCTGCTGTGGACGACTGGACGGGATCGTTGGCGTCCCGCGGTCCGGGGTACTTGGCCCCGGACTTCCGGGCCTTCAGGAGTACCGGCACGAGTCCGCCGACCACTACGAGCGCAGCGACAATGGACAAAATTATGGGAAGGAAATCGTTCACTCCCCTACCTTCTCATAAAGTCAAGCCCCGGCACCGAGCCTCTGGCTGATGACGGTGGACACCCCATCACCGCGCATTGTCACGCCGTACAGCGCGTCGGCCACCTCCATGGTCCGCTTCTGGTGGGTAATGACGATCAGCTGGCTGGACTCCCTCAACTCTTCGAAGATGGTGATCAGTCTTCCCAGGTTGGTATCGTCCAGGGCTGCTTCAACTTCGTCCATGACATAGAAGGGCGAAGGCCGTGCTTTGAAGATTGCCACCAGCAGTGCCACCGCTGTCAAAGAGCGTTCACCGCCGGAGAGCAGGGACAACCGTTTGATCTTCTTGCCGGCAGGCCGTGCTTCCACCTCAATTCCAGTGGTCAGCATGTCCTCAGGATCCGTGAGGACCAGTTTTCCTTCACCCCCGGGGAAGAGCCGCGCAAAGACGTGATCGAACTGGGCCGAGGTATCGGCAAAGGCTTCAGCGAAGACCTGCTGGACCCGGTTATCCACTTCCTTGATGATGTCCAGAAGGTCCTTGCGGCTGGACTTAAGGTCTTCCAGTTGCGAGCTGAGGAACTGGTGACGCTCTTCCAAGGCAGCAAACTCTTCCAGGGCCAAGGGGTTGACCTTGCCCAAAGCCGCCAGATCACGTTCCGCTTTCTTGAGTCTTTTCTCCTGTTCGGCCCGGACAAACGGCACGCCCTCAATGATTGCCTCGCCGTCCTGGTCCACGGGCGCCCGGAGTTCAGCCCACTTGTCAGTGGTGGCGCCGGGTGGCAGGGGCACTGGCAAATGGGGCCCGTAGTCACCCACCAACTGCTCTGCAGAAAGACCCAATTCCTCGATGGCCCGTGCTTCCACGGCCTCTATCCGCAGCCGCTGCTGGGTCCTGGCCATCTCATCCCGGTGTACCGAGTCGGTCAATTCAGCCAGTTCACGCGCCAAGGCGTCGTTGGCGGAACGGACTGCGCCAAGGTCCTTGTCCAAGGTCTCCCGGGTTTCCTCGGCAACATCGCGGTCGCGGGCGGCGAGGTCCACCGAGACGTCCACGTAAAGGAGGGTATGCTCGGCGGCGCCCGCAACCGCAGCGGCACGTTGGGCTTGGGCGCGACGCCGTTGCGCCCGGCGGGCAGCTTCCTCCCGGGCGCGACGCTCAGTGGCGGCGGCCCTCTCCAACGAAGCTGCCCTGTTGCTGATGGCGCCCAACTGCTCCTCCGCGGTCCGCAGAGCCAACCTGGCTTCCGTTTCAAGGGCCCGCGCCGTCCTGGCATCCGCCGCCAGCTCATCGCGGTGGTCGGTGGAGGGCTCTTCGTCAGGGGCTTCCTCCGCCGCGGCCAATCTCTCCGCCGCGACTTCCAGGTCCAGCTGTGCCTCCGCGATGTTCGCCTCCGCTTGTGCCAAGGATCCTTCCAGGCGTTCGCTTTCGCCCACGGCACTGCGCAGGACAGAGTTCAGATGCCCCAGCCGCTCAGCCACGGCTGCCAGCCTGGCATCGGATTCGTGGAGCCGTTCCAAGGCGGAGTCGGCCCGGTCCTGGGCTTCCGTGCGTCGCGCCTGGGCAGCTGCCAGGGCGAATCGTCCGCGCTCCAACCGTGAAGTCACGTCCTGAAGCCGTGCAACCGCATCATCCACAGCCGCCTGGACTTCCAGGAGCGAGGGCGCATTGGCTGAACCACCCGTTACGGAGAAGGCACTGAAAAGGTCACCTTCGCGCGTCACAGCCTTAAGCTCCGGGCGGTCTTTGATGAGCGGAGCGGCTGCCTGGATGTCCTCCACCACCACGGTCTCCGAAAGAAGGGCCAAAGCGCCCTGGGCGATGGGATCGGAGATTTTCACTACTTCGGCCGCCCAACGGCATCCCAGCGGGAGCCCGCTGCGGGTTTTGTCACTGTGGATACTTGGAGGGTTACTGTGGATGCCAGAAGCGTCGGTGCCGGAAAGCACCAGGGTTGCCCGGCCGGCGTCGTCATCCTTCAACAAGGCGAGGGCCGCCACCGCGTCCTCCGCACTGCCAACCACCAACGCATCCGACGCAGAGCCCAGGGCCGCGGAAACAGCGGCCTCGTAGCCGGGCTCTATGGCTATCAGCGCAGCCAG includes:
- the ftsY gene encoding signal recognition particle-docking protein FtsY gives rise to the protein MNDFLPIILSIVAALVVVGGLVPVLLKARKSGAKYPGPRDANDPVQSSTAGSGTLVEDRPDAVAAPRPTLDGTVAGTDVPDDAAGLETIGIDTPAPVEGRLNRLRARLVKSNNILGKGLLALLSGDNIDENVWDEVEETLLLADLGTEPTMQLVDALRERVKVLGTRSPEDVKAMLREELIKLVDPGMDRSLNVSRKGDRPAVVLVVGVNGVGKTTTVGKLARVLVAEDKDVLLGAADTFRAAAAEQLATWGQRVGVPTVKSDIDGADPASVAYEAVKAGIDQEVDVVMVDTAGRLQNKTGLMDELGKVKRVIEKLAEVDEVLLVLDATTGQNGLNQARVFAEVVNITGIVLTKLDGTAKGGIVVAIQKSLGVPVKLIGLGEGPDDLAPFDAESFVDALLN
- the smc gene encoding chromosome segregation protein SMC, whose translation is MHLKSLTVRGFKSFASATTFDFEPGVTAVVGPNGSGKSNVVDALAWVMGEQGAKTLRGGKMEDVIFAGTSGRPPLGRAHVSLTIDNADNALPIEYSEVTISRTLFRTGGSEYAINGAPCRLLDIQELLSDSGLGREMHVIVGQGQLDRVLHATPEDRRGFIEEAAGILKHRRRKEKTVRKLEAMQANLARLGDLTAEIRRQLTPLGKQAEVARRAQTVQFDVRDARARLLADDLVQLTTSLEQDVADEAALKERRTVVERDLGAGRLRQAALERQAADATPRLNAAREQWYQLTTVRERLRSLGSLATERRRILGSTESPTDSGRDPDQLERQAARVREEQAALEHDILAKQAGLLEATVAKDAAEALAAAEDKRLTAMLRAAADRREGLARLAGQVAAARSRAEAAEAERGRLRESLAAGNERRRQAKSEFVALESQVAGVEDGEESLDAEYEDATAILDEVAAEIEELKAAEREALRERDALTARRDALQLGLNRKDGSGKLLEASGVLGELAALIAIEPGYEAAVSAALGSASDALVVGSAEDAVAALALLKDDDAGRATLVLSGTDASGIHSNPPSIHSDKTRSGLPLGCRWAAEVVKISDPIAQGALALLSETVVVEDIQAAAPLIKDRPELKAVTREGDLFSAFSVTGGSANAPSLLEVQAAVDDAVARLQDVTSRLERGRFALAAAQARRTEAQDRADSALERLHESDARLAAVAERLGHLNSVLRSAVGESERLEGSLAQAEANIAEAQLDLEVAAERLAAAEEAPDEEPSTDHRDELAADARTARALETEARLALRTAEEQLGAISNRAASLERAAATERRAREEAARRAQRRRAQAQRAAAVAGAAEHTLLYVDVSVDLAARDRDVAEETRETLDKDLGAVRSANDALARELAELTDSVHRDEMARTQQRLRIEAVEARAIEELGLSAEQLVGDYGPHLPVPLPPGATTDKWAELRAPVDQDGEAIIEGVPFVRAEQEKRLKKAERDLAALGKVNPLALEEFAALEERHQFLSSQLEDLKSSRKDLLDIIKEVDNRVQQVFAEAFADTSAQFDHVFARLFPGGEGKLVLTDPEDMLTTGIEVEARPAGKKIKRLSLLSGGERSLTAVALLVAIFKARPSPFYVMDEVEAALDDTNLGRLITIFEELRESSQLIVITHQKRTMEVADALYGVTMRGDGVSTVISQRLGAGA